In Nicotiana tabacum cultivar K326 chromosome 19, ASM71507v2, whole genome shotgun sequence, one DNA window encodes the following:
- the LOC107763915 gene encoding magnesium transporter MRS2-4-like, with protein MGKGQFSIRRRKKAMAPPLPPPPVVNGAAVSNSIVAAAGTSKVVKKKVGGARLWMRFDKRGQSELIEWDKSAIIKRAGIPARDLRILGPIFSHSSSILAREKAMVVNLEFIRAIITAEEVLLLDPLRQEVLPFVDQLRQQLPHKSLSKVDGTSAEQDNEGQFPTAGNWLSVPEAVEGLQAELPFEFQVLEIALEVVCTFLDSSVAELERDAYPVLDELAMNVSTKNLEQVRSLKSNLTRLLARVQKVRDEIEHLLDDNEDMAQLYLTRKWIQNQQSEAHLGTIVSNSFVPVAPNLRRLNSARSRSGSLVSNHFNDNDVEDLEMLLDAYFMQLEGTRNKILSVREYIDDTEDYVNIQLDNQRNELIQLQLTLTIASFAIAMETLIAGWFGMNIPCTLYHTQGVFWPFVTGITIGCIILFLLILGYARWKKLLGS; from the exons ATGGGGAAGGGCCAATTTTCGATTCGCCGGAGGAAGAAAGCGATGGCGCCGCCGTTGCCGCCTCCGCCGGTGGTAAATGGGGCGGCTGTTAGCAATTCAATCGTGGCAGCGGCAGGTACTAGTAAAGTGGTGAAGAAGAAGGTGGGTGGGGCGAGGCTGTGGATGAGATTCGATAAGCggggtcaatcggagttgatagAGTGGGATAAGAGCGCTATTATCAAACGCGCTGGTATTCCTGCTAGGGACTTGAGGATTCTTGGCCCAATCTTCTCTCACTCCTCCAGCATTCTTG CAAGGGAGAAGGCCATGGTTGTCAATTTGGAGTTTATAAGAGCCATAATTACAGCTGAAGAGGTGTTGTTGCTTGATCCTCTACGTCAAGAGGTTCTCCCATTTGTGGATCAACTGAGGCAACAACTTCCTCATAAAAGTCTTTCAAAGGTTGATGGTACTAGTGCTGAACAAGATAATGAAGGACAATTTCCAACTGCTGGAAACTGGTTATCTGTTCCAGAAGCTGTCGAAGGTCTGCAGGCTGAGCTACCATTTGAGTTTCAGGTGCTGGAGATTGCCTTGGAGGTTGTTTGTACATTCCTAGACTCTAGCGTAGCAGAGCTGGAGAGAGATGCTTACCCAGTTTTGGATGAACTGGCCATGAATGTTAGCACGAAGAATCTTGAGCAAGTGAGAAGTTTAAAAAGCAATCTTACTCGTTTACTTGCCAGAGTGCAGAAG GTTAGAGATGAAATTGAACACCTTTTAGATGACAATGAAGACATGGCTCAGTTGTACTTGACTAGGAAATGGATTCAGAATCAGCAATCTGAGGCTCATTTAGGAACTATCGTTTCAAATAGCTTTGTTCCTGTTGCACCGAATCTTCGTAGGCTTAATTCTGCCAGAAGCAGAAGTGGGAGTTTGGTGAGCAACCATTTTAATGACAATGATGTGGAGGATCTGGAGATGTTGCTCGATGCCTACTTCATGCAGCTGGAAGGCACTCGTAACAAGATATTATCC GTCCGTGAGTACATTGATGACACAGAAGATTACGTCAATATCCAACTCGACAATCAGCGTAATGAACTTATTCAGCTGCAGTTGACACTGACCATTGCATCATTTGCTATAGCTATGGAGACGCTGATAGCTGGGTGGTTTGGCATGAATATACCTTGTACCTTATACCACACTCAGGGGGTATTTTGGCCTTTTGTAACAGGCATCACAATAGGTTGTATAATACTCTTCCTTCTTATCCTGGGATATGCTAGATGGAAGAAGTTGCTCGGGTCTTGA